A single window of Ascaphus truei isolate aAscTru1 unplaced genomic scaffold, aAscTru1.hap1 HAP1_SCAFFOLD_241, whole genome shotgun sequence DNA harbors:
- the LINGO1 gene encoding leucine-rich repeat and immunoglobulin-like domain-containing nogo receptor-interacting protein 1 has protein sequence MSIPLLSCLCPILLLVVGSILSGSASGCPPRCECSPQDRSVLCHRKRFLNIPEGVPTDTRLLDLSKNRIKTLNQDEFSAFPYLEELELNENIVSGIEPGAFNGLFNLRSLGLRSNRLKLIPLGVFTGLSNLTQLDISENKIVILLDDMFQDLYNLKSLEVGDNDLVYISHRAFRGLNSLEELTLEKCNLTLVPTEALSHLHGLISLQLRYLNINVIRDYSFKRLYRLKVLEVAQWPYLDTMTSNCLYGLNLTSLSITHSNLSSIPYVAIRHLVYLRFLNLSYNPITAVEGSMLHDLLRLQEFHLVGGQLAMVEPYAFRGLNHLRVLNVSSNLLSTLEESSFHSVGNLETLILDRNPLACDCRLLWIFRRRWRLNFHRQQPSCSSPEYVQGKEFKDFPDVLQPNYFTCRRARIRDRNPQVVHVDEGHTVHFFCRADGDPPPTILWQSPRKNFITSKSNGRLTVFPDGTLEVRYAQIQDNGTYHCVASNAGGNDTSLAHLHVRSYSPDWPHQPNKTFAFISNQPNESDVNTTRSNVPFPFDIKTLIIATTMGFISFLGVVLFCLVLLFLWSRGKGNTKHNIEIEYVPRKSDAGISSGEVPRKFNMKMI, from the coding sequence ATGAGTATCCCGCTGCTGTCCTGCTTGTGTCCCATCCTCCTGCTGGTGGTGGGCTCCATCCTGTCGGGCTCGGCGTCCGGCTGCCCCCCGCGCTGCGAGTGTTCCCCCCAGGACCGCTCCGTCCTTTGCCACCGCAAGCGTTTCCTCAACATCCCCGAGGGTGTCCCCACCGATACCCGGCTTCTGGACCTCAGCAAGAACCGCATCAAGACCCTCAACCAGGACGAGTTCTCCGCGTTCCCCTACCTAGAGGAGCTGGAACTCAACGAGAATATTGTGAGCGGTATAGAGCCGGGCGCCTTCAACGGACTCTTCAACTTGCGCTCGCTGGGACTACGGAGTAACCGCCTCAAGCTCATCCCCCTGGGGGTCTTCACAGGGCTCAGCAACCTCACCCAGCTGGACATCAGCGAGAACAAGATAGTCATCCTCCTTGACGACATGTTCCAGGACCTCTACAACCTCAAGTCTCTGGAGGTCGGAGACAATGACCTGGTGTACATTTCCCACCGCGCCTTCCGCGGCCTCAACAGCCTGGAAGAGCTGACGCTGGAGAAGTGTAACCTCACGTTGGTGCCCACGGAGGCGCTGTCCCACCTCCACGGCCTCATCTCCCTGCAGCTCCGGTACCTCAACATCAATGTCATCCGGGACTATTCCTTCAAGAGGTTGTACCGGCTGAAGGTGCTGGAGGTGGCCCAATGGCCATATCTGGACACCATGACCTCCAACTGCCTCTATGGACTTAACTTGACTTCGCTCTCCATCACCCACAGCAACCTCAGCTCCATCCCCTATGTGGCCATCCGCCACCTTGTTTATCTCCGCTTCCTCAACCTCTCCTACAATCCCATCACAGCTGTAGAGGGTTCCATGTTGCATGACCTGCTAAGGCTGCAGGAGTTCCACCTGGTAGGGGGCCAGCTGGCCATGGTGGAACCCTACGCTTTCCGCGGACTCAACCACCTGCGGGTACTCAACGTCTCTTCCAACCTCCTCAGCACGCTGGAAGAGTCCTCTTTCCACTCCGTGGGCAACCTGGAGACGCTCATCTTGGACCGCAACCCGTTGGCCTGTGACTGCCGCCTGCTGTGGATCTTCCGGCGTCGTTGGCGTCTCAACTTCCACCGGCAGCAGCCCTCCTGCTCCAGCCCAGAGTACGTGCAGGGCAAGGAGTTCAAGGACTTCCCCGACGTGCTGCAGCCCAACTACTTCACGTGCCGGCGCGCTCGCATCCGGGACCGCAACCCTCAAGTGGTGCACGTGGACGAGGGCCACACTGTGCACTTTTTCTGCCGGGCCGACGGGGACCCGCCACCCACCATCCTGTGGCAGTCGCCGCGCAAGAATTTTATCACCAGCAAGAGCAACGGGCGGCTGACGGTGTTCCCGGACGGGACGTTGGAGGTGCGCTACGCCCAGATCCAAGATAACGGGACTTATCACTGCGTGGCCAGCAACGCCGGCGGCAATGACACCTCCCTGGCCCACCTCCACGTGCGCAGCTACTCGCCCGACTGGCCCCATCAACCCAACAAGACGTTCGCCTTTATCTCCAACCAGCCGAACGAGAGCGACGTCAACACCACCCGCTCAAACGTCCCCTTCCCATTCGACATCAAGACTCTGATCATCGCCACCACCATGGGCTTCATCTCCTTCCTGGGGGTGGTCCTCTTCTGCCTGGTGTTGCTTTTCCTCTGGAGCCGAGGAAAGGGGAACACCAAACATAATATCGAGATCGAATATGTGCCGCGCAAATCGGACGCTGGGATCTCCTCGGGGGAGGTTCCCCGCAAGTTCAACATGAAGATGATCTGA